In Horticoccus luteus, the following proteins share a genomic window:
- a CDS encoding ABC transporter ATP-binding protein, whose amino-acid sequence MRPATAEPLEQPTLLSYLWSTRHRLWKGVGIALLRSLAAAPCTLIFQQIVDKPLHDKNIPGILWFAAIFIACMLLHYLFSVWGANEIAKTMAQLMIGMRSRIFFRLQFLSFSYLDGQKTGRLLSKYAFDTQKVESLLYAVLNQLLPNLLMGLFIFATLAWMNWQLMLILLLALPIYVVAKYYFFSRIKRVNTEARLAQEKLTGTASEYISALRLVRSFGEEQQAERVLDVSSESFARSRVDQSYVNALFGTYVYVGMQVLSLIIVAAGAIFVIHGHLSIGTLFAFIAGFGYILGPIHMFIGLSEPYFAAAEGYFSIKELIDSRYVEDWHGKRREQRIRGDIVYENVSFSYPSAPEKRVISNFNLTIQPGENIAFVGPSGSGKSTLANLLLGLYAPTEGRILIDGVPQADWDMRWMRRQMAVVMQDSILLSGSITDNIRFARTDATDAEIREAARLANAEEFILRMPEGFQTAVGERGVSLSGGQRQRIAIARSILRNPPVLILDEATSALDYQSEKLIQEALDRLAAGRTVITIAHRLSTIKTADRIIVLKDGEVIEQGNFKSLVAQGGVFAELIASQSTGSEFLET is encoded by the coding sequence ATGCGACCTGCTACCGCCGAACCCCTGGAGCAGCCCACGCTGCTCTCCTACCTGTGGAGCACCCGCCACCGATTGTGGAAGGGCGTGGGCATCGCCCTCCTGCGCAGTCTCGCCGCCGCGCCGTGTACGCTGATTTTTCAGCAGATCGTCGACAAGCCGCTGCACGATAAAAACATTCCCGGCATCCTCTGGTTCGCCGCGATCTTTATCGCCTGCATGCTGCTCCATTACCTGTTCTCCGTCTGGGGCGCCAACGAGATCGCGAAGACGATGGCGCAACTGATGATCGGGATGCGCAGCCGCATTTTCTTCCGCCTCCAATTCCTCAGCTTCAGCTATCTCGACGGACAAAAAACCGGCCGCCTCCTCTCGAAATACGCCTTCGATACGCAGAAGGTCGAGTCGCTGCTCTACGCCGTGCTGAACCAGCTGCTGCCCAATCTCCTGATGGGCCTCTTCATCTTTGCCACCCTCGCGTGGATGAACTGGCAACTGATGCTCATTCTGCTGCTCGCCCTGCCGATCTACGTCGTCGCCAAATATTACTTTTTCAGCCGCATCAAACGCGTCAACACCGAGGCCCGGCTCGCTCAGGAAAAGCTCACCGGCACCGCCTCCGAATACATCTCCGCCCTGCGGCTCGTGCGCAGTTTCGGGGAGGAGCAGCAGGCCGAGCGCGTGCTCGATGTTTCCAGCGAATCGTTCGCCCGCTCCCGCGTCGACCAGTCCTACGTCAACGCCCTCTTCGGCACCTACGTTTACGTCGGCATGCAGGTGCTCTCGCTCATCATCGTGGCGGCAGGTGCGATCTTCGTCATCCACGGCCACCTCTCGATCGGCACGCTCTTCGCGTTCATCGCCGGCTTCGGCTACATCCTCGGCCCGATCCACATGTTCATCGGCTTGAGCGAACCCTATTTCGCCGCCGCCGAAGGCTACTTCAGCATCAAGGAGCTCATCGATTCCCGCTACGTCGAAGACTGGCACGGCAAGCGGCGCGAGCAACGCATCCGCGGCGATATCGTTTACGAGAACGTCTCCTTTTCCTATCCGAGCGCCCCCGAAAAGCGCGTCATCAGCAACTTCAACCTCACCATCCAGCCCGGCGAAAACATCGCCTTCGTCGGACCTTCCGGCTCCGGCAAGAGCACCCTCGCCAACCTCCTGCTCGGCCTCTACGCGCCCACCGAAGGCCGCATCCTCATCGACGGCGTGCCACAGGCCGATTGGGACATGCGCTGGATGCGCCGCCAGATGGCCGTCGTCATGCAGGACAGCATCCTGCTCTCCGGCTCCATCACCGATAACATCCGCTTCGCGCGCACCGACGCCACCGACGCCGAGATTCGCGAGGCCGCCCGCCTCGCCAACGCCGAGGAATTCATCCTCCGCATGCCCGAAGGCTTCCAGACCGCCGTCGGCGAACGCGGCGTCTCGCTCTCCGGCGGCCAGCGCCAGCGGATCGCCATCGCCCGCTCCATCCTCCGCAACCCGCCCGTCCTCATCCTCGACGAGGCGACCTCCGCACTCGATTACCAAAGCGAGAAACTCATCCAGGAAGCGCTCGACCGCCTCGCCGCCGGCCGCACCGTGATCACGATCGCCCACCGCCTCAGCACGATCAAAACCGCCGACCGCATCATCGTCCTCAAGGACGGCGAAGTGATCGAGCAGGGCAATTTCAAGTCGCTCGTCGCCCAAGGCGGCGTGTTCGCCGAACTTATTGCCTCGCAATCCACCGGCTCGGAATTCCTCGAAACCTGA
- a CDS encoding sodium:solute symporter, translating to MLSNSLRLLAIFVALSFSVHAANPASEPTTASAGDVRAEGLLAVTTESLSADEAAHAVQAAPKTEVPGLTGVAAGLTPLASLTRENPSASEYHDDTWLLAHDAAGAQSWLRYVPGTGWEKRTPPPAPLHPPLVPAGQAFLLGIATVPGSATLYTYNVITNVWAQVGVASIAGTPTDVRPATEGYVVTTRTDDGAIHHELIAIAATKRLLSWIDWLIIIVYLVFTAGIGFYFYKKEKKQSNADFFLGGRNIPWWAAGVSLYATGTSAISYIATPAKSFATNWLYLAANVTGMIGTIVVAIWIVPLLRRLSLMSVYHYLEMRFHPNIRVLASALNILMQLGGRMSVVLFLPALAMSAVTGINVTYSILAMGLVTIVYTVLGGMKAVIWTDFIQVIVMLGGAFVAIGYVIFHLDHGAADFFRIAWDDSKFRTFDWSFNVTHATVWGFLFMAIVGIMAIPQDQVMMQRILSTKSDKEAGWSVWTLAAIVVPGNLVFYGIGTALYVFYKQHPASLNPMLNVDSVFPQFIAGQLPVGVTGLIIAGIFAASMSTLSSCMNSVATLVSVDFYERYAKAPSQAKSVKLAEIITVLAGLIGIGAALLLAAVNMKSALDTWFTLAGLLGGGFAGCYTLGLFTKRTNWQGAFIGVGASIVLTFAAWTVNLVHPFFYLPFAILTCIVVGYLASFCFPRPSQSLLGLTIFTPRQTPIVPGDA from the coding sequence ATGCTTTCGAATTCCCTGCGCCTCCTCGCGATCTTTGTCGCCCTCTCTTTCAGCGTTCATGCTGCGAATCCCGCGAGCGAACCCACCACGGCGTCCGCCGGCGATGTGCGCGCGGAAGGTCTTCTGGCCGTCACCACAGAGTCACTTTCGGCCGACGAAGCCGCCCACGCGGTGCAGGCTGCCCCCAAGACCGAGGTGCCCGGCCTCACCGGCGTGGCCGCCGGGCTCACCCCCCTCGCTTCTCTCACGCGGGAAAACCCGTCCGCCAGCGAGTATCACGACGATACCTGGCTGCTCGCTCACGATGCCGCCGGCGCGCAGTCGTGGCTTCGCTATGTGCCCGGCACAGGCTGGGAAAAACGAACGCCTCCCCCCGCTCCCCTGCATCCTCCCTTGGTTCCCGCCGGTCAGGCCTTCTTGCTGGGCATCGCCACCGTCCCCGGCTCCGCCACCCTCTACACTTATAACGTCATCACCAACGTCTGGGCCCAAGTCGGCGTCGCCTCCATCGCCGGCACGCCGACCGACGTCCGCCCCGCGACGGAAGGTTATGTCGTCACCACCCGCACGGATGACGGCGCGATCCACCACGAACTGATCGCCATCGCCGCGACGAAACGCCTGCTCAGTTGGATCGATTGGCTCATCATCATCGTCTACCTGGTCTTCACCGCGGGCATCGGATTTTATTTCTACAAAAAGGAGAAAAAACAGAGCAACGCCGACTTCTTCCTCGGCGGGCGTAACATCCCTTGGTGGGCCGCTGGCGTCAGCCTTTACGCCACCGGCACCAGTGCCATCAGCTACATCGCCACCCCGGCGAAATCCTTCGCGACCAACTGGCTCTACCTGGCCGCCAATGTCACCGGCATGATCGGCACGATCGTCGTGGCCATCTGGATCGTGCCGCTGCTGCGCCGGCTCAGCCTGATGTCCGTCTATCACTACCTGGAAATGCGTTTCCATCCCAACATCCGCGTGTTGGCCAGCGCCCTCAACATTCTCATGCAGCTCGGCGGCCGCATGAGCGTCGTCCTTTTCCTGCCCGCTCTGGCGATGTCCGCCGTCACCGGCATCAACGTCACTTACAGCATTCTGGCGATGGGACTCGTGACCATTGTTTACACCGTGCTGGGCGGCATGAAGGCCGTCATCTGGACCGATTTCATCCAAGTGATCGTCATGCTCGGCGGCGCGTTCGTCGCCATCGGTTATGTCATCTTCCATCTCGACCATGGGGCGGCGGATTTCTTCCGCATCGCTTGGGACGACAGCAAATTCCGCACCTTCGATTGGAGCTTTAACGTCACCCACGCCACCGTCTGGGGATTCCTGTTCATGGCCATCGTCGGCATCATGGCGATTCCTCAAGATCAGGTGATGATGCAACGCATCCTCTCCACCAAGTCCGACAAGGAAGCCGGCTGGTCCGTCTGGACTCTCGCCGCCATCGTGGTGCCCGGCAACCTCGTGTTCTACGGCATCGGCACCGCTCTCTACGTATTTTACAAGCAGCACCCCGCCTCGCTCAACCCGATGCTCAACGTGGACTCGGTGTTTCCCCAGTTCATCGCCGGCCAGCTTCCGGTGGGCGTCACAGGCTTGATCATCGCCGGCATTTTCGCCGCGTCCATGTCCACGCTTTCCAGCTGCATGAACAGCGTGGCCACCCTCGTCTCCGTCGATTTTTACGAGCGCTACGCCAAAGCGCCTTCGCAGGCCAAAAGCGTGAAGCTCGCCGAGATCATCACTGTCCTCGCCGGCCTCATCGGCATCGGCGCCGCCCTCCTCCTCGCGGCCGTGAACATGAAGTCGGCGCTCGACACCTGGTTCACCCTCGCCGGCCTGCTCGGCGGCGGTTTTGCGGGCTGCTACACCCTCGGCCTCTTCACGAAACGCACCAACTGGCAGGGCGCGTTCATCGGCGTCGGCGCCAGCATCGTGCTCACGTTTGCGGCCTGGACCGTCAACCTCGTGCACCCTTTCTTCTATCTCCCGTTCGCCATCCTGACCTGCATCGTCGTCGGCTACCTCGCGAGCTTCTGCTTCCCGCGGCCCAGCCAGTCGCTGCTCGGCCTCACGATCTTCACGCCGCGCCAGACGCCCATCGTGCCGGGCGATGCTTAA
- a CDS encoding Gfo/Idh/MocA family protein — protein MKKTYHAVLVGTGGIGAAHVNAVNATAGRVKLVAACDIDAGRARAFCDQHQIPGAHTDYATMLKETKPDIVLIAAPPGLHAGMSIAAMESGAWVLCEKPLCASLAELDQIQTAENATGRYTSCVFQMRFATSNQHIRRLLNDGVFGRPLLALCNTVWFRDAAYYAVPWRGKWSTELGGPTMSQGIHTMDHLLHLFGEWSEVRAVVDTLHHKIEVEDLSMAHVKFANGARAAIVNSTVCPRQETYLRLDCVDATIELTHLYAYTRENWKMTPAAPEKSAAMQAAWDAFPTPDVGSTHGAQLNEIVGHMDAGTRPLTSGDEARRTLEFLTAIYKSAFTNQPVTRGSIRPGDPFYTALHGGMAPARSKG, from the coding sequence ATGAAAAAAACTTACCACGCCGTCCTCGTCGGCACTGGCGGCATCGGCGCCGCCCATGTGAACGCCGTCAACGCCACCGCCGGCCGCGTGAAGCTCGTCGCCGCCTGCGATATCGACGCCGGCCGCGCGCGCGCGTTTTGCGACCAGCACCAGATTCCCGGCGCGCACACCGATTACGCCACGATGCTCAAGGAGACCAAGCCCGACATCGTGCTCATCGCCGCCCCGCCCGGCCTGCACGCCGGCATGAGCATCGCCGCCATGGAAAGCGGCGCCTGGGTGCTCTGCGAAAAACCGCTCTGCGCCTCGCTCGCTGAGCTCGATCAGATCCAGACCGCGGAGAACGCCACCGGACGCTACACCTCGTGCGTCTTTCAGATGCGCTTCGCCACCTCGAACCAACACATCCGCCGGCTCCTCAACGACGGCGTCTTCGGCCGCCCCCTGCTCGCGTTGTGCAACACCGTCTGGTTTCGCGACGCCGCCTATTACGCCGTGCCATGGCGCGGCAAATGGTCCACCGAGCTGGGTGGCCCCACGATGAGCCAGGGCATCCACACGATGGATCACCTCCTCCACCTCTTCGGCGAATGGTCGGAAGTGCGGGCCGTCGTCGATACGTTGCACCACAAAATCGAGGTCGAGGACCTCTCCATGGCCCACGTGAAATTCGCCAACGGCGCCCGCGCGGCGATCGTCAACAGCACCGTCTGCCCCCGCCAGGAAACCTACCTCCGCCTCGACTGCGTCGATGCCACCATCGAGCTCACCCACCTCTACGCCTACACTCGCGAAAACTGGAAAATGACGCCCGCCGCGCCGGAGAAATCCGCCGCCATGCAGGCCGCGTGGGATGCGTTTCCCACGCCCGATGTCGGTTCCACGCACGGCGCGCAACTCAACGAAATCGTCGGTCACATGGATGCCGGCACCCGCCCGCTGACCAGCGGCGACGAAGCCCGCCGCACGCTCGAATTCCTGACCGCCATCTACAAGTCCGCGTTCACCAACCAACCCGTCACGCGCGGCTCCATCCGCCCCGGCGATCCCTTTTACACCGCCTTGCACGGCGGCATGGCCCCCGCCCGCTCCAAAGGCTGA